A genomic stretch from Leptodactylus fuscus isolate aLepFus1 chromosome 10, aLepFus1.hap2, whole genome shotgun sequence includes:
- the LOC142183482 gene encoding neuropeptide Y receptor type 4-2-like, producing MNHTGFFDTSSTALLYQNQVMNHCRHSADITPFLGTSYSLLIFFCLLGNSSLIYVICRRKEKGNVTHILIANLAFSDILVGIFCLPFTVVYTIMDYWVFGQCLCKITNFIGCASVTVSVMILVIIALERHQLILHPTGWKPNVPQAYIAVLLIWGLASLLALPLVYAVDLKDGPHKNISKELDFLKVCAEYWTSSQQRMAYTVTLLLLQYVIPLCFIFCCYLRISIHLHRREGLFGRSYQHMRRVNLMLASMIGAFAVCYLPLQIFNIIVEWNHQLISVCYHNLIFSLCHLLAMISTCINPIIYGLLNSNVKQEVKILVQRCTGQRKKGPDILDETEKHPLSIKHSTMSTILPGSPNTEPAEVAF from the coding sequence ATGAACCACACAGGATTTTTCGACACGTCCTCTACGGCTCTGCTGTATCAGAATCAGGTCATGAATCACTGCAGACACTCGGCAGACATAACTCCGTTCCTTGGGACTTCGTACAGTCTGTTGATATTCTTCTGTTTGCTTGGAAACAGCTCTCTGATCTATGTCATCTGTCGGAGGAAGGAGAAGGGGAACGTCACTCACATTCTCATCGCCAACCTGGCCTTCTCAGATATACTGGTTGGGATTTTTTGTTTGCCTTTCACGGTGGTCTACACCATTATGGATTACTGGGTGTTTGGTCAGTGCTTGTGTAAGATCACCAATTTTATTGGCTGTGCCTCGGTCACCGTCTCCGTCATGATCTTAGTTATAATTGCCTTGGAGAGACACCAACTTATTCTACACCCAACTGGTTGGAAACCCAATGTCCCTCAAGCCTACATAGCCGTCCTACTCATCTGGGGTCTGGCCTCTCTTCTGGCCTTGCCATTGGTCTACGCTGTAGATCTAAAGGATGGACCACACAAAAATATCTCAAAGGAACTAGACTTCCTTAAGGTATGTGCCGAGTACTGGACCTCCAGCCAACAGCGCATGGCCTACACCGTgactctactactactacaatatgTTATACCGCTCTGCTTTATATTCTGCTGCTACCTTCGGATATCCATTCATCTGCACCGTAGAGAAGGTCTCTTTGGGAGAAGTTACCAACATATGAGAAGGGTGAACCttatgttggcgtcgatgattggGGCATTTGCGGTATGCTACCTGCCACTTCAGATTTTTAACATAATTGTGGAGTGGAACCACCAGCTGATTTCTGTTTGCTACCATAACCTTATCTTCTCATTGTGTCACCTGCTCGCCATGATCTCCACCTGCATTAACCCCATCATCTATGGCCTGCTCAACAGCAACGTCAAGCAAGAGGTCAAAATCTTGGTCCAGCGATGCACAGGCCAGAGAAAGAAGGGACCGGATATATTGGACGAAACTGAAAAGCATCCTTTATCCATCAAACACTCTACCATGAGCACCATTTTGCCAGGGTCACCAAATACAGAACCTGCAGAGGTTGCATTTTGA